AAAAATCGCCACAGCTCAGAACAAGCATCTCCAAATGTTTATCCAAGAAATATCTCCCTGTGGAGTAGGAcaagaaaataagtatttctcTCCAGACAGGAAGTCAGCAGAGTCACAGTGCATCACATTATGTTATAAAAGTTATTGTGATTTCTTCAACACCAGCAATACTTTGTCACTCCAGCTCCAGAAGTagccacaggggaaaaaaaaataaaattgattctCATCCTGGAATGTACTGCCACAAACATGGATATTTTTATAATGTACTATTAGGCTTCatgataaatttaattttaatagtgaaattgtgaaattaatgaaatttattAGTGAGATCTCAGATTTTCTCCACacctttgaaagaaaacagtgcTTTTATTGTCTGGTAGTGACAACAAGCTTCATGTGTAAAAAAGACAGCAGTGTTTACATAAAATCTGTTGCATGGACAACCAGGCTCCATGCAAGCTTCTTCATGCCACCTTGGCAATAAACTACACTCCTGAAACACAACTCACTCAGCTAATTCCATCCAGGTTGTGACTCCTCACAGGTTCTCTAATGCACCTCAGTCTTGATCTGTAACCCCCGAGTACCCTGAACCAGAATCCTCTCTGCACCGTGAACTCTAACAATTTGCTGAAGTGCTATTTTCCATAATTAAACAAGAAACTCAGCAGATATGATCAAAGGAcactctgaaatatttctgtacaGAATCACAGTACATTGTATCACCATGGGACACCTGCCTTTTCCTCAAAGTTCAAtttcagaaaggcagaaaaaaagaaaactcaggGCATGTAGGAAGAATAAACCCTGGAACACTTTCTTTATACACTTAGGCAAAGCAAAAggcttttcaaaattaaaaaaaaaaaacaacccacttTTATATTTCATAATACTTAGATACTCTCCTGCAAGGAGAAATGCAGCCAGCAAAACAGTTCTCTCACTTAAAAAGCGCAGAAGCAGCACAaggtgggtttgggttttttttccttctcctatTATTCACATTTAGGTGTATCAAAAACCCTAATTAATACCAATTTTCTCTGGGACAAAAACTACACAGATGTGACTCCTTACTCtgcaaagcaataaaaaaataacacttcCAGCTAGTGACCAAGCATGGTGCCTCTAAAGGAGAGAATTTCCAccctcagcctctccaggaAACAAATCAACCTCCTCAGCATTTTCAGCAGGTTTCAACAAATCCTCATTTCCAGGAGTGCTCCACATGTTCGCATCCCATCCCGTGGCTAAGCCTGGCTTCTGTGTGTGAGGAGCACTCCCAGGAGCAGGTTCTTGGTTTACCTGCGAGGTACTCTATGACAGCTGCCATGTACACGGGCGCTCCGACCCCGATGCGGTACTTGTAGGTCCCTTTCTTCAGGTAGCGCATCATCCTCCCCACGGGGAAAatcaccccagccctgctcgAGCGGGACAGTTTGGACATTTTCTTCTTCCCGCTCCGCCCCGACATCTTGCAGCCTCGTGCTTCTCAATTTGCCTTGCTCCAAATCCGAGGGCTGCAAGGAAAACCAACAGGATTGGTGAGAAACAGCTTCatgtgtttctgctgctccagaagaaaaaattcaaacctGCCCTCAGTGCCTGTTAAAGTGCAGGCATTATTCATTAAAAGCTGGATAACCGGAATATTTACTATAACTTTGCTTTTGAACTGCACTGTCAGTGTAGAAATAGCAGGagacaagaaaataaaccttgttttctccttatttttctgGCAACCACAAGATTAGCGATAAACAGACAACAAACCCTGGAATCTGCCACTCCACTCCAAAGCTCGCATGTGGTCACAATTACACCTCCAGTTCTCACTCTCAGTCAAATAAAGTTTGGGAAAGTTTTAACTCTATTTACAAAAATTGGTCTTATCTCCGTTTTGATAGCTGCCCTGGAGGCCTAATTATGAGCCTGGTTACTCCTCGGAAGCAAACAAAGAGCAGGTCTGCCACACATGGTATTTCTGCCAAGGAAGGCACAGTTACCTCACTCCCAGCACTCACTCACCCCAGTGAAGCAAGGAAACACAATGAGGGAGACGCTTTGAAAAGCATTAACATGAATCTAGGTGATACTGCTAAATTTTATCATAAGCTTTTCATTTATGATATCAAAGGTATGAAATCAGCagggagctgtaaaaacttggCATGTCCTTGTGTATCAGCCagacaattttttctttctgcgTGCAATGTATTATGTGGGCATGATAAGGAAAGTTGGGAAAAATTAAGCCAGTAAACCTATCAGACACAGACACATCAAAATTGGCGTCGCTCATCATCCCACTCTGAACTCCCCGCCAACTGCCACCAACTGGAACCACGAGTGGTGGTAACAGAGCTCAAAGGGAAGGTGAAAAGAAGTGGGGAGGCATGATAGTGGTCTTTAGAGATGCAAGAGGATACTGTGAAGGTGGAGAGAGAAAGTGTTCCCTACAGCAGTGACTCTTACAGAAGCTGTATAGCAGAGGGGAGAGAGCAGAACTGCACTCGGTCAGACAGGGAGGCAGCAGAATCTTCCCATCAGGACAACTTCAGAACAATTTGAGAATGTATGTCAGAAATCACTCGAGCAGCACTGGATCTGCCTTGGGACTGGAGGCTGAACAAGGTGATTTTCCAAGGTTCCTTCCTTAATGAAACTTGCAGTTTGTGAGAAACCCTTTATAAACTTTCAATTTCGTAATAATAACAGCTCCTAAAACACGTCCTTTTCAGATTGTGACAACTGACATCCAAATAATAAACCTAGGCTAGGAATTAGGCTTCTAGCCATCAGAGAAGCCAGTTTCTGGAACAGCCTTCTCTTTAGAGCAACAATAACTCTTTTTGAAGTGGAACTTAATAAACGTATGCAGTAGGGTACAAACAGGTTCCTGCAATGCTGGCAGGACAGTTGCATCACCCAAGAGTTCAGTCCAGCACTATAGAGAGCCATGCTGAAAGAGTACACTCCATGTATCAAAATTGTATTAAGCTAACCTCTCATATATTTGTTCCTATAGCATCAAATCCCCGTTGAGTGAAAATCAGTGGAAAAAGGCAAACGTCAAAGGATTAGATCCACAGAAAATACCAGTGTTACACTTGATCTCCAtgacagaaaatcaaaacataTTTGTATACAATTAACCACACTGCTCTGGGCCATGCTGCTGCATTATATAAATGTATGTTTAATTACTCACTTTTGGCTCGTCCTTCTGGTGCCATCACTGAACTTTCCACCCCTGCCTActcctttattttccccttctctctcaCAGGAAGCCCTCTGCCATTATTTACTCCCCTGCTGCCAAGCCAACTCTTGGAATCCCAAAATACTTTCCAAATGCACTGCAGGTTACATTTGCATAATTCTGTGAGAGCCTAAATACAAGACATTTCTAAACTCTGCCAACACTGTCTCTGCTTTGCAACTTACACGGACCAGGGTGCACTGAGGAGcaacaaacacagcagcatGAGCAGTGTGCTCTTGTCTTGACTCCTACAGGAGGTAATTTTTGGTAGAAAGCCAAGCTCTGGCATAGTCACAACAGGATCCAGACAAAGAAACATGTGGGGGAAACTCCTGTGAACCTGGACAAAGAAATCCCACAGACAGGGACCTGGTTTCCTAGCAGGAAGAGGCACatgggctcagccctgccacaCTCACCTGAACTTCAACCAACAGGTAAAGAGCTATAAGTTGAGCACTGCTGTCCTAATTGCTCTCTTCTGAGGACACAGCCAAGCCTCAGGGGCTTATCAGTTGAAAAGTCTACCCACACTCGTTCCCTCCCTGCTAGCTGATTCATcatctctgcctttctcttcaTGAAGTGCAGcctccatttaaaaataaacccgTGCCACTCGTGCTAAGTCCATCCTCACTGAGCTACAAGGGCTGTGTCTGTATCTGGCTGCCGTGACATCAGCCTTGGGCAATTTCAAGCAATTATTTTCCCTATCCCTTAATTGGTCACAGCACACTCCCACTCTGCCATGACTCCAACATCCCCGTGTTGCTATGGGGGATTGAGTAGCTACAACATCTCATGGAGCTCTCAACAATATGACTGCAAGCAAGGCTTTCCTCTGCTGAGTTTTGCCTTCTTGCAAACAGTGATATTTCCCTTCTgcctcctgaaaaaaaaaaaatacctaagAGTCCACCTTCCACAGgagcaggttgctccaagccccatccagcctggacttggacacttccagggatggggcagccacagcttctctgggcaccctgtgccaggacctcaccaccttcacagggaagaattaaGGGAAGAGTTCCTTCATAACATCTGACAcaaatctctccttttttagATTTAAACCATTCCCCCTCGCCCTGTTGCTATCTGCCcatgtaaaaagtccctctccctctttctcacAGGCCCCATTCGAGTACTGAAGGGCTGCAGTAAGGTCTCCCCAAAGCCTTTTCGCGGCCAGGCTGAACGTGCCcgcctctcccagcctgtctcctAAGCAGAGAGATTCCAGCCCTCGGAGCACCTCGACTTCCAAACACTGACGGAACTCCAACTCGGCAGTCAAAGGCTAAAATAAAGGACGTGTGGGACTATCCACACAGCTGCACTTCCCTCATCGCCAGCGGAAGATCTATTAGAACATTTAGGAGTTGGCAAGGAACCCACAGACACACCTTGGGTCCAGCTTGGGCTGCACATTCATTTACAAAcgaaatatttgtgaaaaacaACGCAGAAGACCTGAAGCAGGAGCTCGTTGTCTGACCGAATCGCTAAGGCACCAAAGCACAAACACAGCGCTGTTCAGGGGGCAGGTGTGGTGCCTGCCGGACTCCAGAACCACCCACACAGAGCGCGTTCCCAGTGAAAGAAGCTTCCAGGGCACCCCAAACCCCGGGgtccctgcagaggcagctcccaCTCACAAACAACATCGGGCGAGCCCTGCGGCTGAGAGGACGGGCCTCGGTACGGGCTCACGGCGAGCCTTTGGACCCCGCAGAGCTCGGGGGACACCGCGGCCGGAGCCGCCCCGAGCCCCCTCAGGGCCCGCCCGCCgagcgccgccgccccgccccgcgcacgCCTCGCCGTTGCCGGGACACGGccgccccgccccctccccccgcTGATTGGCCGCTGCGGCAGCCCGGGCTGGGCACGGAGCGCGGTGATTGGCTGCGAGCCGCCTGATCGACGGGAGAGGGGcggggggcagcagcagggcccgCGCAGGCGCAGCGGAGTGTGTGTGCGCGCGGGGGTGTGGCCGCCGGCTTTCCCGCGCAAACGCTCCCCCCCtcacgcccccccccccccctcacgCCGCCCTCGGCGAGCGCCGCCGCAGCGGAGGCTTCGCCCGCTGCCCGCCAAGGGGCGGCTGTGGCGGCGGCCGCACGGCCCCGGAACGGGAAGCGCTGCGGGGGCCGAGCGGAGGCAGCGAACGAGGAAGAaccgccccctccccccccccataCACAGCTTACCCGGAGCCGGCCCCGCGCGCGCCGCCGCTACCGCCTcgcgccccccccccctttaTGGCCGCCCCTCACCCGCCCCCCTCACGCCCTTTCCCCTCACGGCCTCGGCCATGGCCGAGCCCTCCCGGAGAACGGCAGCGACGCcgggaagagaaggaggaggaggaggaagaggaggaggaggtgggtgGTGCGGCcgaggagagagggaaggagaggagcagggcctCGCCGCGGCCCCCGGAACCCCCGCGCCGCCGCTGCCCTCACCTGCcggcgcccgccgccgccgcctcctccttcttgtcttcccttcctctttttcctccccctcttttcctcctctccttgccccccctcccctttcctccccctttcccttGTCGGCTCCCCCCGCCCTCGCTCCGCCTCAGCCGCTCTCCCCGTATTGTATGTTTCAATGGCGATGGCGGCTGCTGGTGAGGGGGGCGGCAGGGGTTTCCTCCCGCTCCGCACATACCGCCTCTAGGAGGAGTCACTGCAGCCCGGGCCCGCTACAACCCCCCTCTCTCGGCTGCCGCCCTCCTCGCCCgggccccagggctgcagtgggggcaggagccccctccccgcccAGCAGAGAAAGGGCCCCCCTGACCCCTAGTCCCAGTGGGCTTGTGGTAGCCAGGAGCATAAAGGCAGAAAGCCTTCCCATCCTTTGCCAGGGTGGAGGAGTTCGGAGATGGAGAGGTTTCAAGGCAACCCCAGATTGGGCTAAAGCTCAAGGAGAGCCTGGTTTTTGTTAGAGAGAGCC
This region of Vidua macroura isolate BioBank_ID:100142 chromosome 8, ASM2450914v1, whole genome shotgun sequence genomic DNA includes:
- the LOC128810429 gene encoding sterile alpha motif domain-containing protein 1-like, with the translated sequence MGSALPHSPELQPTGPIRSSGDTAAGAAPSPLRARPPSAAAPPRARLAVAGTRPPRPLPPLIGRCGSPGWARSAVIGCEPPDRRERGGGQQQGPRRRSGVCVRAGVWPPAFPRKRSPPHAPPPPSRRPRRAPPQRRLRPLPAKGRLWRRPHGPGTGSAAGAERRQRTRKNRPLPPPIHSLPGAGPARAAATASRPPPLYGRPSPAPLTPFPLTASAMAEPSRRTAATPGREGGGGGRGGGVTRIQELELQETQ